From a region of the Lactuca sativa cultivar Salinas chromosome 4, Lsat_Salinas_v11, whole genome shotgun sequence genome:
- the LOC111917441 gene encoding uncharacterized protein LOC111917441 isoform X2 — translation MKDYVNNPANMHDFSFINMKAIVNLKGSDGNIWEVFEVLDDVRRAIFRDTVFGYFIDVPRLQGDALLFHKMFLHQIRPDPVLSPDGIKRLYFRVGNTKMVYGPEEFCLITGFNFGEYPKNIGKKRLEKLLSSKKRCLLRERLFPDHTNSSVKIGDLKRLILNRTFLELDDVDAVRVCLIYILCEGFLGKEVNDRVPQDWFFFAENLDL, via the exons ATGAAGGATTATgtcaacaatcccgcaaatatg CATGATTTTAGTTTTATCAATATGAAAGCAATTGTGAACTTAAAAGGCTCGGACGGTAACATATGGGAAGTatttgaagttttagatgatgTCAGACGTGCCATTTTCAGAGATACCGTATTTGGTTATTTTATTgatgtccctcgtttacaaggggacgCATTGTTGTTCCATAAAATGTTCCTTCATCAAATCCGGCCGGACcctgttttatctccagatggaataaaacgattatattttcgagtaggcaatacgaaaatggtttatgggccggaagagttttgtttgataaccggcttcaattttggggagtatccaaaaaacattgggaAAAAAAGATTGGAAAAATTATTAAgcagtaaaaaaagatgtttattgcgtgagcggctatttccggaccatacgaatagttcggtgaaaatcggcgACCTGAAACGTTTAATTTTAAATCGAACATTCCTAGAACTTGACGACGTTGATGCAGTTAGAGTgtgtttgatatacattttgtgtgaaggttttttgggaaaagaagttaatgatcgggtgccacaagattggttttTTTTTGCTGAGAATTTGGATCTCTAA
- the LOC111917441 gene encoding uncharacterized protein LOC111917441 isoform X1, which yields MIPAVRTCGFVLRKNKNMPRMKRWNGTNKLKWVDMNKIWSKIQEGQPPRQNMLPGDGEMTSCYYMSFQEYVYGEGKTVPSPVRDHFRRQDESSSSMSSNGRSHGRGRGSGKHNLDEVLKRLHALEQHVFMKRQPTEVFVEEVNTEQFWNDITFDDPIVSQRKYDEQVLEERNDYAGNKFDDDVFDVNDYSEVKEESEERNDNAGNKFDDDVFDVNGCSEAKEVPDEDEIIITGIVDYFDEYDGKEVTPDKPRTRKTS from the exons atgattcCGGCTGTTCGTACATGTGGATTTGTATtgagaaaaaataaaaacatgcCTCGGATGAAACGATGGAATGGAACAAACAAATTGAAATGGGTTGACATGAACAAGATTTGGTCAAAGATACAG GAGGGGCaaccaccaagacaaaacatgttaccgggtgatggtgagatgacatcttgttattatatgtcatttcaagagtatgtatatggtgaagggaaaacagttccatccccagtacgggaccattttaggagacaagacgaatcttcgtctagtatgtcgtccAATGGTCGCTCTCATGGTAGAGGTAGGGGTAGTGGGAAACACAACCTAGATGAGGTGTTGAAACGGCTACATGCACTGGAGCAACATGTGTTTATGAAACGACAACCTACAGAAgtttttgttgaagaagtgaataCTGAACAATTTTGGAACGACATTACTTTTGATGATCCGATAGTGTCACAAAGAAAATATGATGAACAA gtgttggaggagaggaatgactatgcggggaacaaatttgatgatgatgtgtttgatgtaaatgattatagtgaagttaaagag gagtcggaggagaggaatgacaatgcggggaacaaatttgatgatgatgtgtttgacgTAAATGGTTGTAGTGAAGCTAAAGAG GTGCCGGACGAAGACGAAATAATAATTACGGGAATTGTAGATTATTTTGATGAGTATGATGGcaaagaagttacacccgataaaccGAGGACTCGAAAAACATCATAA